The proteins below are encoded in one region of Amycolatopsis magusensis:
- a CDS encoding DEAD/DEAH box helicase: MTVDDLHARARLRYPNLPVRRVATLIAQALSAGELVEKAGRLRVPVAVDVATPAACAVPPTSGVIRAVAIDLESVVRTTASEPYLDQRIFQVGAVRMGTDTEWTAAAPSRSWFLELPDPGWEIRAPALRARHNEEAVSPAVALEELRRYVDGAEALVAYNGTEADFPLLRAAYERAEVPALEAVPVDAYYLALALWPGARSHRLADLADDLGVERAGLSWHDAGDDADLLVRLLTRAGEQFARWPASLRDLVASVGVDSPAWTLVRHLGVAARGGDPGQVLGAERAHSTGEVAAVLDALLSGHRPRRHPASRPDAGSKMVVAPSLRGPDGRVDPVLLAGRSHGAAARRRPAQERMASALHEWVEAGVPALVEAPTGTGKSFAILAAVLEWLAGSPRRTAVVATYTKQLQAQLAGDLALLERDVPGLLEASDVVKGGDNRLSLRALTVALADATTLDSTRRAGASAGNRFLAQVRFRELVIYVVLRLAEAAEAPRSWIARSVDPVDVPAFFGGYAGPVLPVWLESLSQGSNGDYPADAATGVAVHTDAVREALTSHRLVLANHALLLAHLDEVRALGSETLLVIDEAHQLEDAATSALTTSVDYRAVENLFSEVTSWAQSARRGGERDAVREAAANLGFLLDHEQLPRVAGRAFDARGPVAGTVVGSRTVTLASAYAGAAGVGQVRTLTGLLLRLGGQCRALAGSVARYLTVHSASLDYLDAERIRALLTRCASIADACATIVEDIDELIGRAADVAAGSGAPVEVAALEYEPAETAIDDRNEDENDSVDDDDSVLDPREAARGSLPPDTSNRVVYAEELEALRADLRSYRFRVSTSPVELAADPAWQQFLSAFERTYYVSATLRVADTWDFIRERLGLAPGMATLHLPTPFDYTRQAALVCFSDFPSWAEHAEGAMRTVAYQLAGYAREMVTEAGDERGGYNGGALVLTTARSTAGGIADFLAGELHARQDRTPVLSSLVLGNPRGVREFTDAEHGGGVLVGTKGLWQGVDVADERRLRMVWINKLPFAPFAAPVIEARRAAITARAEAAHAEDPEAIATQFYYLPLAALQLRQAVGRLIRSERHVGVVVVSDRKLGGQTALRRAYRQTFLGSLDEGLLVDDPVTGERGGGNVGPMSEGWTRIWRFFAEHGLLASERAAVLSTPEALEEHTVLPQTRRIRQLALTPAEVDAHRAGGTLEEEVLARAASVGGLLRLSDSPAVLKPSQQQVIRAVTSGRNVLGLLPTGFGKSFCFQLPALVLPGVTLVVSPLVALMLDQALELNRSIGGAVRALVAPLRESSSRAGKTEVAEQLLGRADHGIRLVYVSPERLCQRRFRDLVRAAVASGVVTRIAVDEAHTFVQWDDFRPAMSRGEHFLADLRGEFGLPVTALTATANRTVHTAMREGLFGLSADPSSTEAAEAAAGTLITVRENPIRPELAIFRRSLATAGPALYAGLTETVLEAVQDHAIFYCLTVKEVVALHAHLRDLLGEGGARVRRFHGRLTEAEKSAVMTEFREAPSRGDEGFAPLVIVATSAFGLGVNRADVRTVFCVSAPTDLAALYQQIGRAGRDAAGGAAAAAGPAADTIGSAPVDGGGDGPTQPPPANVGLAVLTSRGLNTVAFMTGSDLPVRLMVRMGEAVLACGHVLDAASVADRLIGEELDAGRLTPTDARASRTADAYTAGVLRAFSALAGLGAVSDQGDFPPWCAVKPGELLHAGPRADERGNVISEQVIAAVLALPARTSSAQALRRQRLDVAALDGFLATAVPGYRAVVEDPAGTWHLLADLHDRGLLDVSAAPSRRLVTGITVHTPVLPASFLGTVSGKAARAREEIRLLRDFFDDVTTCAHRKFADYFGVPELPPGCCTTALNRCSAHWNTPTWPAGEVKPAVGAALETPLSQLARRRTDAAHRLRRLDEQVFRLVWEVYAGAHPYDLVRALRGEDSYFNPRTRRRVRLRAGLANSRYFGVNPTIRLGDVEDALTRLQAENRVVPADGRWREAGHVRRDARQQARAGRPPRTRPE, from the coding sequence GTGACGGTCGACGACCTGCATGCTCGCGCGCGACTGCGGTATCCGAATCTGCCGGTTCGGCGAGTGGCCACACTGATTGCGCAAGCTCTCAGCGCGGGTGAGTTGGTGGAGAAGGCGGGCCGGCTGCGTGTGCCCGTGGCGGTTGATGTGGCCACGCCTGCAGCGTGCGCCGTGCCCCCGACCTCGGGCGTGATTCGCGCGGTCGCGATCGACCTGGAGTCGGTTGTGCGAACGACCGCGAGTGAACCGTACCTGGACCAACGGATCTTTCAGGTCGGTGCTGTCCGAATGGGGACCGACACGGAATGGACTGCGGCGGCTCCGAGTCGGAGCTGGTTTCTCGAGTTGCCGGACCCTGGCTGGGAGATTCGGGCACCGGCACTGCGAGCGCGGCATAACGAGGAGGCAGTGAGTCCGGCAGTGGCGTTGGAGGAGTTGCGTCGCTACGTCGACGGCGCCGAGGCACTCGTCGCCTACAACGGGACCGAAGCCGATTTCCCCTTATTACGTGCCGCCTATGAACGCGCCGAGGTGCCTGCGCTGGAGGCAGTGCCCGTGGATGCCTACTACCTGGCATTGGCGTTGTGGCCGGGGGCGCGTAGTCACCGCCTCGCTGATCTGGCCGACGATCTTGGCGTCGAGCGTGCAGGATTGAGCTGGCACGACGCCGGCGATGACGCGGACTTGCTGGTGCGCCTGCTCACCCGGGCTGGTGAACAGTTCGCGCGCTGGCCAGCGTCGTTGCGTGACCTGGTGGCATCGGTGGGCGTGGACTCCCCGGCGTGGACGCTGGTACGCCATCTGGGGGTCGCGGCGCGCGGCGGTGATCCTGGCCAGGTCCTAGGGGCCGAGCGTGCCCACAGTACCGGTGAGGTCGCAGCTGTACTGGACGCGCTGTTGTCTGGCCATCGGCCTCGGCGTCATCCTGCTTCGCGCCCGGACGCCGGTTCGAAGATGGTTGTGGCGCCGTCGTTGCGGGGACCGGACGGGCGTGTGGATCCGGTCTTGCTCGCTGGACGGTCGCACGGCGCGGCGGCCAGGCGGCGGCCGGCTCAGGAGCGCATGGCCTCGGCGTTGCACGAGTGGGTCGAGGCGGGAGTGCCGGCCCTGGTCGAGGCGCCTACGGGGACAGGGAAGAGCTTCGCCATCCTGGCCGCGGTACTGGAGTGGCTCGCAGGCTCACCGCGGCGCACGGCAGTGGTGGCGACGTACACCAAGCAACTGCAGGCCCAGCTGGCGGGCGATCTCGCGCTGCTGGAGCGGGATGTGCCCGGCTTGCTCGAAGCCAGCGACGTGGTCAAAGGTGGCGACAACCGGTTGTCGTTGCGCGCCTTGACGGTGGCTCTGGCCGACGCGACCACCCTGGATTCCACACGCCGGGCCGGGGCCAGTGCGGGCAACCGATTCCTCGCCCAAGTCCGGTTTCGTGAGCTGGTGATCTATGTGGTGCTGCGCCTGGCCGAGGCCGCCGAGGCGCCTCGTTCCTGGATCGCGCGGTCGGTCGATCCCGTCGACGTGCCAGCGTTCTTCGGCGGCTATGCCGGGCCGGTGTTGCCGGTCTGGCTGGAGTCGCTGAGCCAGGGCAGCAACGGTGACTACCCTGCGGACGCGGCTACGGGCGTCGCGGTGCATACCGACGCGGTCCGGGAGGCGCTCACGTCACATCGGCTGGTGCTGGCCAACCATGCCCTGCTTCTTGCCCACCTCGACGAGGTGCGTGCACTGGGGTCGGAGACGCTGCTGGTGATCGATGAGGCCCACCAACTGGAAGACGCCGCCACGTCGGCGCTGACCACGTCGGTGGACTACCGGGCGGTCGAGAATCTGTTCAGCGAGGTGACCTCGTGGGCCCAGTCCGCGCGGCGTGGCGGTGAGCGGGACGCGGTACGTGAGGCTGCGGCGAACCTGGGTTTCCTGTTGGATCATGAGCAGCTGCCGCGGGTGGCGGGCCGGGCGTTCGACGCGCGCGGACCGGTGGCGGGTACCGTCGTCGGGTCGCGCACGGTGACCTTGGCCAGCGCCTACGCGGGTGCCGCGGGTGTGGGGCAGGTGCGGACGCTGACCGGTTTGCTGTTGCGCCTGGGCGGGCAGTGCCGGGCGCTGGCCGGATCTGTGGCGCGGTACCTGACCGTTCACAGCGCCAGCCTGGACTACCTCGACGCCGAGCGGATCCGGGCACTGCTGACGCGCTGTGCCTCGATTGCTGACGCGTGCGCGACGATCGTCGAGGACATCGACGAACTTATCGGGCGGGCGGCTGATGTGGCCGCAGGTTCCGGTGCCCCGGTCGAGGTGGCCGCGCTGGAGTACGAGCCGGCCGAGACGGCGATCGACGACAGGAACGAGGACGAGAACGACTCTGTCGATGATGACGACAGTGTCCTTGATCCGCGTGAGGCCGCCCGCGGATCGCTGCCGCCGGATACGTCGAACCGGGTGGTCTACGCCGAAGAGCTGGAGGCTCTGCGCGCTGATCTGCGCTCGTACCGGTTCCGCGTATCGACCAGTCCTGTGGAACTAGCCGCTGACCCGGCATGGCAGCAGTTCCTATCGGCCTTCGAGCGTACGTACTACGTGTCGGCGACCCTGCGGGTGGCCGACACCTGGGATTTCATCCGGGAGCGGCTCGGGCTCGCTCCCGGGATGGCGACGTTGCATCTGCCCACACCGTTCGACTACACACGCCAGGCCGCGCTGGTGTGCTTCTCGGATTTCCCGTCGTGGGCCGAACACGCTGAGGGCGCGATGCGCACCGTGGCGTATCAACTCGCTGGTTACGCACGCGAGATGGTCACTGAGGCCGGTGACGAGCGGGGCGGGTACAACGGGGGCGCGCTGGTGCTGACCACGGCTCGCTCGACCGCGGGCGGTATCGCGGACTTCCTGGCCGGCGAGTTGCACGCACGCCAGGATCGGACGCCGGTGCTGTCCTCGCTAGTGCTGGGCAATCCGCGGGGAGTGCGGGAGTTCACCGACGCCGAGCACGGTGGTGGTGTCCTGGTGGGCACGAAAGGGCTGTGGCAGGGCGTTGACGTCGCCGACGAGCGCCGGTTGCGGATGGTGTGGATCAACAAATTGCCGTTCGCGCCGTTCGCAGCGCCGGTGATCGAAGCTCGGCGTGCCGCGATCACCGCGCGGGCGGAGGCCGCGCACGCTGAGGATCCTGAGGCGATCGCGACGCAGTTCTACTACTTGCCGTTGGCGGCGCTGCAGTTGCGCCAGGCGGTGGGGCGGCTGATCCGGTCCGAACGCCATGTCGGCGTGGTCGTCGTCTCCGATCGTAAGCTCGGTGGCCAGACCGCGTTGCGCCGCGCCTACCGGCAGACGTTCCTTGGGTCGCTGGATGAGGGATTGCTGGTCGATGACCCGGTCACCGGTGAACGCGGCGGCGGCAATGTTGGCCCGATGAGCGAGGGATGGACCCGGATCTGGCGGTTTTTCGCCGAGCATGGGCTGCTGGCCTCTGAGCGCGCGGCGGTGTTGTCCACGCCCGAGGCGCTTGAGGAGCACACGGTGCTGCCTCAGACCCGGCGTATCCGGCAACTCGCTCTTACCCCAGCGGAGGTCGATGCTCACCGCGCGGGCGGGACGCTGGAGGAGGAGGTGCTGGCCCGCGCGGCCAGCGTGGGCGGGCTGCTGCGGCTGTCGGACTCTCCCGCCGTGCTCAAACCGTCGCAACAGCAGGTGATCCGGGCCGTCACCTCCGGCAGGAATGTGCTGGGGTTGCTGCCCACCGGCTTCGGTAAGAGTTTCTGTTTCCAGTTGCCCGCGCTCGTGCTGCCCGGCGTCACACTGGTGGTGTCCCCTCTGGTCGCGCTGATGCTCGATCAGGCACTCGAGCTCAACCGCAGTATCGGGGGCGCGGTTCGTGCCCTGGTGGCGCCGCTGCGCGAGTCGAGCAGCCGGGCGGGCAAAACCGAGGTCGCTGAGCAGCTGCTCGGGCGGGCCGACCACGGGATCCGGCTGGTGTATGTCTCACCGGAGCGGCTGTGCCAGCGCCGGTTCCGCGACCTCGTGCGCGCCGCCGTGGCCTCCGGTGTGGTCACCCGGATCGCTGTGGACGAAGCGCACACGTTCGTGCAGTGGGACGACTTCCGGCCCGCGATGAGCCGTGGCGAGCATTTCCTCGCTGACCTGCGTGGCGAGTTCGGGCTGCCGGTGACCGCGCTGACGGCGACCGCGAACCGTACCGTCCACACGGCGATGCGCGAGGGTTTGTTCGGTCTGTCCGCCGATCCGAGCAGTACCGAAGCCGCCGAAGCCGCGGCCGGGACGTTGATCACCGTGCGGGAGAACCCGATCCGACCCGAGTTGGCGATCTTCCGCCGGTCGCTGGCCACCGCGGGCCCGGCCTTGTACGCGGGTCTGACCGAGACCGTGCTCGAGGCCGTGCAGGACCATGCCATCTTCTATTGCTTGACTGTCAAGGAGGTCGTGGCCTTGCACGCGCACCTGCGCGACCTGCTGGGCGAAGGCGGCGCGCGGGTACGCCGGTTCCACGGCAGGCTCACCGAGGCCGAGAAGTCCGCGGTCATGACCGAGTTCCGGGAGGCGCCCTCCCGCGGGGACGAAGGGTTCGCTCCGCTGGTGATCGTGGCGACGTCCGCGTTCGGGCTGGGCGTGAATCGGGCCGATGTGCGCACGGTGTTCTGTGTCAGCGCCCCCACGGACCTGGCAGCGCTGTACCAGCAGATCGGGCGCGCGGGCAGGGACGCCGCCGGCGGCGCTGCGGCCGCGGCAGGGCCCGCGGCGGACACCATCGGTTCGGCTCCGGTAGACGGTGGTGGTGACGGTCCTACGCAGCCGCCACCGGCCAACGTGGGTCTGGCGGTGCTGACCAGCCGAGGTCTGAACACCGTGGCATTCATGACGGGCAGCGACCTGCCCGTGCGGCTGATGGTGCGCATGGGTGAGGCCGTGCTCGCTTGCGGGCACGTCCTGGACGCGGCCAGTGTCGCCGACAGGCTTATCGGCGAGGAGTTGGACGCAGGACGGCTCACGCCCACCGACGCCCGCGCGAGCCGCACCGCTGACGCGTATACCGCCGGGGTGCTGCGCGCCTTCTCCGCGCTCGCGGGGCTGGGCGCGGTCAGTGATCAGGGCGACTTCCCTCCGTGGTGCGCGGTCAAGCCCGGTGAGCTGCTCCATGCTGGGCCGAGGGCCGACGAGCGTGGCAACGTCATCAGCGAGCAAGTGATCGCTGCGGTACTGGCCTTGCCCGCGCGCACCTCGAGCGCGCAAGCGTTGCGACGGCAACGGCTCGACGTCGCCGCCCTGGACGGATTTCTGGCCACGGCCGTGCCGGGATACCGCGCGGTCGTCGAGGACCCAGCCGGAACATGGCACCTGCTGGCCGATTTGCATGATCGCGGACTGCTCGACGTCTCGGCCGCGCCGAGCCGGCGGCTGGTCACCGGGATCACTGTGCACACCCCGGTGCTGCCTGCGTCCTTCCTGGGCACGGTGTCGGGCAAAGCGGCTCGCGCCCGTGAGGAGATCCGGCTCCTGCGCGACTTCTTCGACGATGTCACCACGTGCGCTCACCGCAAGTTCGCCGACTACTTCGGCGTTCCCGAGCTGCCCCCTGGCTGCTGCACCACCGCGCTGAACCGCTGCTCGGCGCACTGGAACACGCCCACCTGGCCCGCGGGCGAGGTCAAGCCAGCGGTGGGGGCGGCGTTGGAGACACCGCTGTCTCAGCTCGCGCGCCGGCGCACGGACGCCGCACACCGGCTGCGGCGACTGGACGAACAGGTCTTCCGGCTGGTCTGGGAGGTCTACGCCGGAGCGCATCCCTACGACCTCGTCCGCGCCTTACGTGGTGAGGACAGCTACTTCAACCCCCGCACCCGCCGCCGCGTGCGCCTGCGAGCGGGCCTGGCCAACAGCCGCTACTTCGGCGTCAACCCCACCATCCGGCTCGGCGATGTCGAGGACGCGCTCACGCGGCTGCAGGCCGAGAACCGCGTCGTGCCGGCCGATGGGCGCTGGCGCGAGGCCGGACACGTGCGGCGGGATGCCCGCCAGCAGGCGCGTGCTGGGCGCCCACCCCGAACGCGGCCGGAGTGA
- a CDS encoding GIY-YIG nuclease family protein yields MTRPPIRFTLDQAHRIHGVLAGLIPQIGDPGPYNSLGVVCGSIMPKLMPIEDVLDRTVYTELRTAVYVVTDDVGIVRYVGSIDRRTPALRSRLTEHVKARGPATQAAWTRVGMVLVPDGAPRALVQQCEGWVGRVLDPLDNGRLPSVGAGEWTPRARAA; encoded by the coding sequence GTGACGCGGCCCCCGATCCGGTTCACCCTCGACCAGGCACACCGGATCCACGGCGTGCTGGCCGGCTTGATCCCGCAGATCGGCGACCCTGGCCCCTACAACTCGCTCGGCGTCGTGTGCGGCTCGATCATGCCGAAGCTGATGCCCATCGAAGACGTCCTCGACCGGACCGTGTACACCGAGCTGCGCACCGCGGTTTACGTCGTCACCGACGACGTGGGCATCGTGCGGTACGTCGGGTCGATCGACCGTCGCACCCCTGCCTTGCGCTCGCGGCTGACCGAGCACGTCAAGGCCCGCGGCCCGGCCACACAAGCGGCGTGGACGAGAGTCGGGATGGTGCTGGTGCCCGACGGAGCTCCGCGCGCGTTGGTCCAGCAGTGCGAAGGCTGGGTCGGGCGTGTGCTCGACCCCCTGGACAACGGCCGCCTCCCGTCGGTCGGAGCAGGGGAATGGACTCCCCGCGCTCGAGCAGCTTGA
- a CDS encoding pentapeptide repeat-containing protein: protein MVLIAAGTAWLLLASGATREQLDAVRTAGALGIGFGGAVGLWLAIRRQRSTELDLLQKYEDHELAVRAATHAEHDARERRITDLYLKAVEQLGSPQAMLRHGGLYALERLAQDNPSQRQTIVDVVCAYLRAPDALLRRPTNRRLGVRRPLLKSASTRAATAKADTRVAPARCDLEIEARNEREVRLTAQRLLARHLRPVRDQASTPTYWEDIALDLTGAVLTDFDLTDCHLREGRFNKATFNGTARYTGARVDQEASFDGATFAEDARFDRVTVNDRATFVGTVFLGCANFREANFVRANFSAAQCAEAAHFSWATFTRDGDFHNANFAGYTAFNGASFLGYAGFHGVSFHSSVTFRDIHPVDHLSRTKAEIAEGGSARFANEIPKQVASYLATASDAGRPEAPNPAT, encoded by the coding sequence ATGGTGCTCATCGCGGCAGGTACGGCATGGCTGCTGCTCGCTTCGGGGGCGACGAGAGAGCAGCTGGACGCGGTACGAACCGCTGGCGCACTCGGCATCGGCTTCGGCGGGGCAGTGGGGCTATGGCTGGCGATTCGCCGGCAGCGTTCCACCGAACTGGACTTGCTGCAGAAGTACGAGGACCACGAACTCGCTGTTCGTGCCGCGACTCACGCCGAGCACGACGCCCGCGAACGACGAATCACCGACCTTTACCTGAAAGCTGTCGAGCAGCTCGGCTCGCCGCAGGCCATGCTTCGGCACGGTGGCCTCTACGCACTGGAACGACTTGCCCAGGACAACCCGAGCCAACGACAGACCATCGTCGACGTGGTCTGCGCCTACCTGCGGGCTCCCGACGCGCTACTGCGGCGTCCCACCAACCGTAGGTTGGGAGTGAGGCGACCGCTATTGAAATCCGCGTCGACGCGAGCTGCCACAGCCAAGGCCGACACCCGCGTGGCACCGGCACGCTGCGACCTGGAGATCGAGGCCCGAAACGAACGCGAAGTCCGCCTTACCGCTCAGCGGCTCCTCGCCCGCCACCTCCGGCCCGTCCGCGACCAGGCATCGACGCCCACCTACTGGGAAGACATCGCCCTCGACCTCACTGGAGCAGTCCTGACCGACTTCGATCTCACAGATTGCCACCTCCGTGAAGGCCGATTCAATAAGGCCACCTTCAATGGAACTGCAAGGTACACTGGCGCTAGGGTCGACCAGGAAGCCTCGTTTGACGGTGCGACGTTCGCCGAAGATGCCAGGTTTGATCGGGTGACCGTCAACGATCGGGCCACCTTCGTCGGGACGGTCTTCCTCGGGTGCGCCAATTTCAGAGAAGCGAACTTCGTTCGCGCAAACTTCTCCGCAGCGCAATGCGCCGAAGCTGCCCACTTCAGCTGGGCAACCTTTACTAGAGACGGCGACTTCCACAACGCGAATTTCGCTGGATACACCGCCTTCAACGGAGCCAGCTTTCTCGGTTACGCTGGATTTCACGGCGTTTCTTTCCACAGTTCCGTCACGTTCCGGGACATCCATCCCGTGGATCATCTCTCGCGCACCAAGGCCGAGATCGCCGAAGGCGGCTCTGCGAGGTTCGCGAATGAGATTCCTAAACAGGTGGCATCTTACCTTGCGACGGCGAGCGATGCAGGTAGGCCAGAGGCGCCGAATCCGGCAACATAG
- a CDS encoding pentapeptide repeat-containing protein produces MLAKVDAWRRPGIRRGASLSAAAEAGLDVQAAATRWAVRCNGRTPRRDGGCMVKGSRSRRRSNSSVVPWWRPVLVIVVPVVIMTAVAVLVFVRLLDPSSPTGRLELIRTSLAVGAGTGAIMTLVLAWRRQWSTEHDAIERRLTDLYVKAVEQLGSDKAPVRHGALYALERVAQDNPDHRQTVVDVICAYLRAPYTPPPDTPAPRRTGVPASLRGTPATRVAVATAAARRISLHPPTPPPTPEDLRQEREVRLTAQRILSRHLHPGNRPRRPIHTFWPDINLDLTDATLINFDLSACHIGTGRFNGAKFTGDARFVGVEFTGNTWFDEAKFTGDAEFRGAEFAENAWFDKAEFTGDTAFSGAKLTGYAWFGGVEFTGNAWFNEAKFTRDAWFSEAKFTENAWFGGVEFARDAWFDEAEFTENAVFAEAKFTGDAWFDEAEFTENAVFAEAKFTGDAWFDEAEFNGNAWFDKAEFTGDTAFDKAEFENFAVMTGAKTRPRQSTWPTGWATTGDAAVADRTSSWLRLVPVPATLLSAHDDPTEAAE; encoded by the coding sequence GTGCTGGCCAAGGTCGACGCATGGAGGAGGCCCGGTATTCGCCGCGGCGCGTCCCTTTCTGCTGCAGCCGAGGCCGGCCTCGATGTCCAGGCGGCTGCCACCCGCTGGGCCGTTCGCTGTAACGGGCGGACACCACGGCGTGATGGTGGGTGCATGGTCAAAGGCTCACGGTCTCGTCGTCGCTCGAACTCATCAGTGGTGCCCTGGTGGCGTCCGGTGTTGGTGATCGTGGTGCCGGTGGTGATCATGACCGCGGTGGCGGTGCTGGTGTTCGTGCGCTTGCTCGACCCCAGCAGTCCGACCGGTCGCCTGGAGCTGATCCGCACCTCATTGGCCGTTGGCGCCGGCACCGGGGCAATCATGACGCTGGTGCTGGCCTGGCGTCGCCAGTGGTCCACCGAGCACGACGCCATCGAGCGTCGGCTGACCGACCTGTATGTCAAAGCGGTCGAACAACTGGGCTCGGACAAGGCCCCGGTCCGCCATGGCGCGCTCTATGCGCTGGAGCGTGTCGCTCAGGACAACCCAGACCATCGACAGACCGTGGTCGACGTGATCTGCGCGTACCTGCGCGCTCCCTATACCCCTCCCCCCGACACCCCTGCGCCCCGCCGCACCGGGGTACCCGCGTCCTTACGTGGCACACCGGCCACCCGCGTCGCCGTCGCCACCGCTGCCGCGCGCCGCATCAGCCTCCACCCGCCCACGCCACCCCCCACACCGGAAGACCTGCGCCAAGAACGCGAGGTCCGGCTGACCGCCCAGCGCATCCTCAGCCGCCACCTGCACCCCGGCAACCGTCCCCGCCGCCCAATTCACACCTTCTGGCCTGACATCAACCTTGACCTCACCGATGCCACCCTCATCAACTTCGATCTTTCCGCTTGCCACATTGGAACGGGCCGGTTCAACGGGGCGAAGTTCACCGGGGACGCCCGGTTCGTCGGGGTGGAGTTCACCGGCAACACCTGGTTCGACGAGGCGAAGTTCACCGGGGACGCCGAGTTCAGGGGGGCGGAGTTCGCCGAGAACGCCTGGTTCGACAAGGCGGAATTCACCGGGGACACCGCGTTCAGCGGGGCGAAGCTCACCGGGTACGCCTGGTTCGGCGGGGTGGAGTTCACCGGGAACGCCTGGTTCAACGAGGCGAAGTTCACCAGGGACGCCTGGTTCAGCGAGGCGAAGTTCACCGAGAACGCCTGGTTCGGTGGGGTGGAGTTCGCCAGGGACGCCTGGTTCGACGAGGCGGAGTTCACCGAGAACGCCGTGTTCGCCGAGGCGAAGTTCACCGGGGACGCCTGGTTCGACGAGGCGGAGTTCACCGAGAACGCCGTGTTCGCCGAGGCGAAGTTCACCGGGGACGCCTGGTTCGACGAGGCGGAGTTCAACGGGAACGCCTGGTTCGACAAGGCGGAATTCACCGGGGACACCGCGTTCGACAAGGCGGAGTTCGAGAACTTCGCAGTGATGACAGGCGCGAAGACGCGTCCGAGACAGTCAACATGGCCGACCGGATGGGCCACCACCGGAGATGCTGCTGTTGCCGACCGCACAAGCAGTTGGTTACGGCTTGTGCCCGTTCCCGCCACGCTGCTCTCGGCGCACGACGACCCCACCGAAGCCGCAGAGTAG